DNA sequence from the Malus domestica chromosome 11, GDT2T_hap1 genome:
CTTgtgaaggagaagaaaaaatcATCACAACCTATACAACGTAAATCTTCTGTTTTTGAATCATGTAGGCTGTAGTCATGCATTCATAAGGTCACTCTTCCACTCATTACTCAGGTAACTAAACCTATACAACAAATTACTACAAATTTAAGGAGCAGCACTTGATGCCTCGGTATCTGACTTGCGATGCCTCGAAACATTTCTGGGTAAGTTCTTCTTTTTAATGATTGCGTGGAATGTAATTCATGGCGTACGTACTAGTTTCACCATGCCAGCTTCAAAATCCAGTGACTTGACATGGTATCAATTATGGAAATACAATCTAAAGCATTGAAACTTGAAGTAAATGATTGAGAATACATCAAAGGTATTCTGGCTTAGGATATTGGGATGCAGAGTGAATGTGAAAAATCTAACCTTATAGTACCAAATTGAAAAACCGAAAAGGCGATATGACCATAGTATTACAAGTTTGAAGGTGGTGAGGGAAGAAGTACTTGCCTTTgaactttcttctctttctgtgAATGAAATAAACAGCCAAGAGTGTCCCGGCAACAACGACAGCAACTGACACAAGTATCACTGCTAACTTTGTCTTCGGCGAATTCGATTCTTCATAGTTCATTCCAACAGGGAAAACCAACCATTGTTAAATCACAGCAGAATGACAATCATTGGAAGAACACAAAACCGTGGAAACAATTAAAAGTTTACGAAAAACAATGGATTCATCAGGCAATATACAACAATCGACTAAAGATTGAGCCCCTTAATCCACCTAAGTTTATTATTgatgagaaaaaggaaaatctgTTGCACGCATACTTGATTCCGAAGCAGTTCGGATGTACAGATCCTCCCCGCCATCCAAAAGCTCTTTGCTGTTGAGAAGGTCACCAAACCAGGTGGTGCAGCCACTTCCTCCTCCTGCGGCATTGGAGCTAACTGCGTAAGCCACACAAGAACAATTGCTCAAGCAATTGTCCCCGCATTCCGCGCGACCCGAACTTTGGTTGGTCAGGGAATTTGTGTTATCTGGCAATTTCACCCCACTATATTTCACAAACCCATGTTTCTTTAGGCAGCTCAAGGGTTGAGCCCGCACGCAACCTTCTTGGAAGTCTCCATAGCTCCATTTATCTGGTGCTCTCGGCTCGTATCCTTGGAAGCAACTGCAAACTGGGGATTTAGTGATAAAACATAGTCCATTGGAGCCGCAACGTCGGTTATCGTCGCAGTAATCTCTCGAAGTTGATGTCAATAGACTCCTATCAGGCTGATAGTCAAAACTTTGCCACATGTAGTTTCTTGGGTTTCCATCTTTTGCTTCTCTCAGGACAAGATTGCCGGAATCCAAGAGCTGCAAGACCGGATTCCGGGGATATTTGGATAAAGATATCGACCAGGCAACAGTGTTGTCCTGACTTAGAAGGACAACACTGTCTGAGGTGTTTATCATCAAAAAACCAGATGAACCATTGATGGGGTTGTGCTGGTTTGCAACCCAAATAACATTTGGGACTGATGGGACCGAACTGTTGTGCCAAATTCCCAAGAAGCGCTTCTGGGAAAAGCCAAAACCTGGGGGACCGAAAAACCCCATTTGAAAGCTGCCGTCTTTGGAAATCAAGGTGCTGCCATCTATGAGGGGTTGGGATTTTTGAGTAATGGCATCAGCTGCAAGTGAGGGTTTGAAGAAGGAGAGGGACAACTGAAttccaaaaaaaatgaaagaaaaaacaatatgattttcCATTGCTTTCAAGTTGCAGAAGCTCTGTGAGTTAGGTAGATACATTAACATTCACAAATTACAATAAAATAAACTTTTATATGCTGCAATTGACCGTCACCCGCACGATTTCTGATTTCACGTGGGCCCACATCGATGATACATTCAGTTAATGGCTGGCCTAATAAATGGAAACTAGAGGGTGTGgagtctttcaaaaaaaaaaaaaactagaggGTGTGGGGTCACACGACTGAGTACTTAATATTCTCAACAAAGTACGGCTACAAAATCTGGCGTATCCaacatttcaaatcaaaatAGAATTTatagattgaaaaaaaaaaggagagaggaagacgTGAAGAATGTTTTGTGGATGACTGAAATGTTTTAGTATTTGGGTCATCTCTAATGGAATGGTGatcagatggctcgttttagttttatgttccttcaaaaaattatattttaattaacaGTATAAGATCATATTTGCCTCTATTTCCAACCGATGGCCAAATGGTCATAAGGCTCGTTTTAGTCTGTCACAAAAAACAGTCTCTAACCGAGGGTCATAGAGcgaaacataatttattatttaaaactacaaattaaattcaaatccaatgaCTAAGTGGCGTCAGCTAGCCATTGGTAGCTGACGTCATctagccattggatttgaattttttttttttttgctataaatagggtggatattgggctataattcacacaacaGCTAAGTTTTatattgtataatttttatgttggttaatggtatttaatgttgtttcatattgtttaatgttgtttcatgttacttaatttaatttaatgttgtataatggcttaggaagttataggaaaaaaatagaatttaaaaaatatgaaataaattttgtaaaacagaagttataggaaaaaaaatagaatttagaaaaaaatataaaacaaaatttgtaaaatagaagttatagaaaaataaagaagttataggaaaaaaattgtgtaaaataaataaaactgtaaaaaaaaataaaaaataacggctagatgacgtcagctagccgttgcatttgaaatttggccTAGAATTCCTGTCGTTGGATAGGGCTAGCCaattggccctttggccctttcagatttTGTGGGGCCCACGATCCCTCTAGCCTAGCCCTTGGTAggagacggttttcgggctattttcggccctctgaacccttcagttggagatgaccttaacaCGTTCAAATATCACAAGTTGATCGTAACTCTGACACAAAAAGAGCTTAAAAATTCTAAACTCATTCTGCCTAACGCTGAGGTCTTTTTGATAAAATTTCACACCTGACAGATTGTGCATGTGGTAATTACCGAGTTAAAGACAATATCATTGTTATTAGAAGCGGACTTTATAATTTGACGTAACATAATATACTTTATCATTTTTAATCTGAAAGTTTGTTTTTCTGCTTGGACTTATGTTATGTAACATGAAATAAATGTAAGTTCTATTATTTATCGAGTAAAAGTGTTTTGGAATAATAAGGAGATTAACATTAGCTATGTGGAATGGCTTATCAGAAATTGTATAATTAGGATAATAGCCTCAAGCAATCTCGATAGAACTAGGACTTTATTATATGATAtgtttattagagtttttacGGTGATAAAGATCGTTTGATAAGGATTGCATAATGGGAAGTGTCCTTATTGAACTCTATCGTTTATAGTATAAAGCTAGGGTCCATGCGCTCTCACAAGTACACAAGCTTTCAAATACTCAAGCCCCATTGATTGAGCCTTGTTTCCAGTAGTGCAGAGTTGCAGAAGAACCCTTTAACTCAAGCAATAATGTCTTCATCTGGTGAGTGGTTAATTTGCTATCATGatttagtttttcataaattaTATACTTatagttggtatcagagccttcaCATATCATCTTAATCCTATGTTGGAGGCAtcgagaattttttttttctttttcttattgctatgcatgttacaaaactggtTACATATTATCTTGGGAAAACATACACGAGCATGTGATGGCTAAAGCCATTCTTATTCATGTGGGTTTTTTCATCTTAATACATATACCAGAAATGGCACTTGAACATTAATCGTGAACGTTGATCCTCTAAAGAAGTTAAGATGTTCATATTTAGTTTTTGAGTGGCATATCATTTTGACAACCAATACATGAACACAACTATCATTGTCAGATCATAA
Encoded proteins:
- the LOC103448563 gene encoding G-type lectin S-receptor-like serine/threonine-protein kinase SD1-1 isoform X1, giving the protein MLMYLPNSQSFCNLKAMENHIVFSFIFFGIQLSLSFFKPSLAADAITQKSQPLIDGSTLISKDGSFQMGFFGPPGFGFSQKRFLGIWHNSSVPSVPNVIWVANQHNPINGSSGFLMINTSDSVVLLSQDNTVAWSISLSKYPRNPVLQLLDSGNLVLREAKDGNPRNYMWQSFDYQPDRSLLTSTSRDYCDDNRRCGSNGLCFITKSPVCSCFQGYEPRAPDKWSYGDFQEGCVRAQPLSCLKKHGFVKYSGVKLPDNTNSLTNQSSGRAECGDNCLSNCSCVAYAVSSNAAGGGSGCTTWFGDLLNSKELLDGGEDLYIRTASESKSNSPKTKLAVILVSVAVVVAGTLLAVYFIHRKRRKFKDRMRNNNEGQDNLELPLFSLSTLVTATDNFAFNRKLGEGGFGSVYKGRLEDGQEIAVKRLSEVSGQGSNEFKNEVSLIAKLQHRNLVRLLGCCVEGEERLLIYEYLPNKSLDLYIFDETQSKLLEWPQRFRIICGIGRGLLYLHQDSRLRIIHRDLKASNVLLDMEMNPKISDFGLARMFGGDQTEGVTRKVVGTYGYMAPEYAIDGQFSVKSDVFSFGILLMELVSGKRSRGFYDPDDNLNLIGYAWRLWKTGRYLELIDESLRDSLTLSEVVRCIHVGLLCVQQLPEDRPTMSSVILMLGNDSRLPEPKQPGFFGGKNLPEAYSSSSKTESSATYDSTVTVPEAR